Within the Zea mays cultivar B73 chromosome 10, Zm-B73-REFERENCE-NAM-5.0, whole genome shotgun sequence genome, the region TCTTATTCTTCATATTAATATTATTACACATTACTTGTTTCCTACTCACATGAGCTACTTATTGTTGATGATGCACATCATGCAGGTGGGACTGGCTTCACACCCAGAGATGTCACACCGGAAGCAACAAAAATGGTGATACAGAAAGAAGCGCCTGGTCTCACATTTGTTATGCTTCAAGAAAGTTTGAAGGTGATGGTGGAACTTGTTACATGTTATTACTTTGGATTTTACATCTTCTGAACGTTCTGCATTTTTAGATCACTGAGCTGAATGTTTGCATGAATGAATTGCTGGTAAAAGTTTGCCATACGGATCGAAACCGTCATCCATTACAGTTGAATGTTTCAAATTCTTAAGAGATTATGGTTAATTGTTGTCCGGTGAACTTTGCTGGTAATGAGATTTTATCATATGTACTTCCCTCTGAACTTTTCATTCCGGCACAGATTACACCATTCGCAATGCTATCCCGGGCCACAGCTGGAATCAGAGGATCAACACTTGTGCGTACTAACACTCCCACAAGAAAAATAGACAATTTCTTGTAGCTGGATCTCCTAATCGCTGGTCATGGGTGTTTGCAATGTTTTTTTCAGATCATCAACATGCCTGGCAACCCAAATGCTGTGGCAGAATGCCTGGAAGCACTCCTCCCAGCGCTCAAGCACGCCCTGAAGCAGATCAAGGGTGACAAGAGGGAGAAGCACCCTCGCCACACTCCACATGCCGCAGCGGCGCCTGTGGACCAGTGGGAGCGGAGCTTCAGAGCCGCATCATCTGGTAGTGGTGGGTGCTCATGTGATCCCTGAGGAGCCCTGATCGACTGTGAAATACCAAAAGAGTGGAACCAAATACGAGACAGTAGGAGAGCTCTGTGTCCTCCGTGCTCCATTGCATTGCCTGCGTGCCTGCGTCCAGTTCGATGTTGAAGTTTTGATCTTGTTCTTTGGTATGTTATATGGAGATGCGGGAGTCCTTGATTGTTACTTGCTCACGAACTTCTTTCACTGTGCTACAAATAATGTATAATATGTAATCTCATTGACTGGCCGTTTGATGTTTTGTCATGGTCTAATAGAGGAGCCGCAGTAATTTGAGTGGCGTTTGTCCATGATAGTCTGACCTCgtttttttttgtttggtttgtagaaTGAAACGACCTGTAGATCGATCATCATTCTAATCCTCAAATGTTAATAATTAATACGAGTACGAGGAATAGATTCATAATCTCATCTAAAAGAACACCAAACTTCCTAAGTGCAATGTGTACCTGTGGAACGCGGCTAGTGTTTCCGGAAGTACTGTGCCCCAAAGCCAGTCCGCCAAACAGGTTGCGCAACGCTGTGATGTTTGGCAATACGGTGGCCGCCAAACAAGTTCAGCCTTAGTTTTTTGAACATGTTTTTTTTTTGCATTCAAGGGCTTATCATAAACCTGATAGTGATAGGACAGAGACATAAGGGCATATACAACCCCTTTATATGAGGCGTCTCTTGAAAGGGTCTATAGATGGTAAAGTGAAAAAAAATTAAGAGACATGTTCTTTACGAAAAAACTGTCTTTTTATGACTTTCTATACTTACTATCTTTTAACTGCATTTATTACCCGAAGTCTCAAATTTCTTTACGGTTGGTACGCCTACGACTGCTGAGGATGGTTCTGATGCCGCGGGGCGGGGCCGGCCACCACTGGTGGTGGTGTTCAGAGGTTAGGGGTGTCGGTGTTTAGACCCGTGAACCTAACCAACTAGTGAAATAGTGTCGCGTGCCCAAGACCCAGATGGTGATGTGAGTTAACACAAGCGGTTTATCCTGGTTCGAGCACGAAAGGCCCTACTTCCAGTAAAGCAGGGATGCGTCTTATATTACTCGTACCAGAGTGCTCGCAATAGGGGTTACAAGCACAGTGGGAGAGGGGAGAACCCCAAGTCCTAGGAAGTGATTGAGGCGAGTACTAATACCAAGTGGAGGAGAAGACCGATGAAGTATTCGCCTGTCATCCTCCCCTTGTGGAGTTGTGGACTGTCCTATTTATAGGCCCAAGGAGAGTTGCCTTGTAGACGGGAGCTGACTACATGCTGTGAAGGGGTGTCTTCATACCCTGTAGACAATATGGCTTTATACTTCCGCTGAGAGCCGAGGCTGAGTTTTCGGTCATGTACCCGAGCCCCCTGGCGTGGGATGCCTATACCGTAGTGGTTGACACAGTGACCATCATGGAAAAAAGGTTCTTACGAGATGCGTCAGCTCCACTATTTTTTGTGACGTTGGGAACGTCCTCTGTCACAGATATTGAGGAAGAATCGAGCTCGGGCGAGTGGAGGTCTGTCCAAGGTTGCGACCGACCCTTGTCTTGAGATTTGATGGCGCGTGCCACAATCGACGGAGTGACCTTCCACGGGACTCGCGGGGGAGCAGGTAGTCGAGACTAggttcgggcgaggtggagcttacGCCCGAGGTCGAGTTCTACGTTGGGCGACGCAGGTCTTGGTCCGCGTCCTGTCGTATTACGCGTCCCGTCAGGGGCTGCGCGTAATGATGTTGGTGAATCTTTAACAAGACTGCAGTCCCGTTGAAAGATTTACATGTAGTCTGACGTGAGGTAGGTGTGCGCATTGAATGCAGTTGTCTCTCGTTGATCCTCGGGCAAGCTTTGTCTTTATTGCCTAAggcgggctcgggcgaggggcaCATGGCTGTCGTGGGACGAGGGAGCCTCGACCAGGACGGAAATTCTCCCGAGCTTTCGTCCTGTATGAGATAGATCTCAGACGAGGCGGAGCTTTGGGAAGACCCGCGAGAAGGACCTCAAGCAAGGCGAAGTTTGGGTACTTTGATGGAGTTCTTAGGTTTGTAAGCACGCTTTAAATGCGTAATCTAGTACATCTAATTATTGTACGACAAGGTATGTCCGTGGTAGGGAGGAGGGTATGGCGGCGGGGACGCCGGGTACCAGTGGGCACTCGGGTGGGAGGGGTGAGGTGGAGGCGGCGGTGCGTCGCTGGTGCTGGTAAGCGTCCATGGAGGCGTACTGTCGGAGGCTGTAGAGCCTGGCCGCCTAGGGGCGAGGTGGAATTTCCCCCTTTTCTGTCTTGATGACCTGAATTCGGTGGTTGGACGTCGAAGAACTTGTTTCACACATCCAATTTCCTAGTCGATACTTGTACAAAATAAGGCAAACTCTTCCTCTAGATAATACTGTAATATATTATTTCCTCTATTTTAAATCATACTGTAAGTTATTTTAATTTTTCTGAATACTTAGCTTTTATTATGTATCTACACATAGTATACATCTAGGTGCATAATAATGCattaaaaaaaataaaactaATAATTTGGAATGAAGGGAGTAGCATAGAGAACCTTTCGATTAAGgaagtgtttgaatgcactaaaactaatagttagtggctaaaattagttgaaacgtccaaacactctagctaatagtttagctattagctatttttggtaaagtagttaatagttagctagttatttgttagctagctaatctaACTAATaatttttagctaactaactattagttctagtgcattcaaacaccccctaagtttaGCCACGAGGCATCAATCTCACAATCTATACTTCCACAACAAAGTAACCCAACATGTAGCTGAAGGCAGGCTCGAAGCTGCTAACACTCTCTTAACTAAGAAGAACCAGTCTTGAACCAGCCAACTCGGCGTCAGCCTAGTTAGCTTGGCTTGCATCCAAGATATGCAGTGATTCCGCAAGCAGCTTCTGCGCTTCCACTCTCCTCCTGAAGTAAGAAAATACTCAGGGGGCGTTAGAATACAAGCATTTATGCAGTCACAATTTACAAGGAAACCAGAAGACGTGCAAGCAAGCGACCAGTACAAAATTTGTATGCATGGTAGCATATATCAACTTCATAGAATAGCATGTATTCTACAACCCCTTTTTTTATCAAAACTATCAGCTAACCATCTCTTGAACTACATtaagccttgttcggttattctcaTTTCACATGTATTGGATGAGACTGTAAAAAATTAAGAATTTTTTTGACTTGCTtagagctagtttgggaactctATTTTTTCAAGGGATTCTTATTTTCCcaaaggaaaatgaactaatttcttttagaaaaatagaaatcccttgaaaaaaaatgtggttctcaaactagcccttagggtTTAAACCTACTCAATCCACATAGATTAAGAGCGAACCGAACATTATATTTTTCGAATATGAGTAGCAAGCAGTAGAATGGTCACTAAATTACATGATAATCAAAACTTATGCAGACAGGCTGGAAAAAAACCCTGGTCACTCACTGCTTTATATCTTCAATTGCTTCCTTGCGGCGCTGAATTTGGCTCTCAAGCATGTGAATCAATGTGGCTCTTGCCTAAAAGGTACTAAAGAATGTAAGTACATTTTTTAAGGATAGCAGAAAAATAAACCACATGGAACAAAAATCTGAGGTTCACACCTGATGAGGTCGTAGGGAATTGAGAAGATGATGCAAGTTCTTGAATATGAGTGTGATATCTTCCACCCTACGAGCATATTGAGATGGTCTCTCAACTAAAATATCTGCCAGCTCCAAAATATGCAATTGAAGCTCTCTGTTGAGGGTCCTTAGCTCCTTTTTGAAGTCTAAAATTTAACAAATTTTCCAGAGTCAGCTCATTAAACCAAAGACAACTTGTCAAGTCCTAAAAAATAACAGCACAACAACTTATTTGTTATATATATTTTTTCCGAACAACGCAGGAGATGTGTGTGAAATTTCATTAAGGAAAGAGACAAATTTGTCCAGCTAAGGCCAGACTTACAAGACCCACACCCACTCACACAGCACCCTAACTGTACAAACCATTTCTAAAACATGACCAAAAGATAAGGCAAAGGCAAACTAATTTGGTGAAGATCATCACGTCCTGGACAACGACCAAATAATAAAATCTTGCAGATTTGAAGCATCAGCCCACCACCATATCCTGCATTCCTCCATGATCTGTCTAAGGATGTCAGGAATGCAAGGCCTTGCAAGTTCAAAAACACATGAATTTCTATGCTTCCAAATCTCCCAGGTCGTTAAAATGATTAACGATTTCAGCCCCTTTCGCCTTTCTTTTGGCACAAGTCTAGCTAGTGCCTACTTATAAAcagctttaacatttaacaatcACAAAGAATTGAGTATGTATGCATACACAATAAACATATCTATTTCTCAAGAACCAACGCACCAATATTGGGGCCCTTTGGATAAAGCTGACGGACATTATGACTCTCCAAGCTTGGAATCACAACATCTCCCTGGATACCAAAGAGGCAAACCAGAATCAGTTTAATGCAAGCAATAGCATTACCAAAGGCAATATGATAAAACATACTGTGTAATCAACACCCAAAGCTTTGAATGGTCCATCAATTGGTGGTGGAGGTTCTGGTGCGGATGAAGGATCCTGCTCAAAATTTTTGTACAGTCGGTAAAAGGGAGGTGGTGGAGGGTAAGATGATGATGTGGCCATTGCCATCCTGCCATATGCATCACAAAACCAGATATCAGTATAAGATTGAGCTGTCAAGTCAAATGATATACCGTCTTAGAGACGAAGTCATATAATTCCTATGTTTGATTTTAGTTTACTAAAGTTCAAGTGAAATGATGGTGAAACAAACAATTTACAATATTGCTGTTATTTCAAAATTTACATGATTGGCCCGATGTTTGTGCTAGGGGGACCCCTTGTGCGAAAGCCTTGGCGACTGTGTCGCATGCTGGCGCCACTTCCCCAGCTGGGGGTGTCGtgcttctccccctctagctctaTTGTCTTCCAAGGGTGGAAACCCTATCCAGTTTTTGGACGAGCTACGGTGACGCTTTCAACGCCGTGCCCTTCCTAAAGACGTCATTGTTGAAAATTTATCTTGGCTATGATGGAGGTCACCTAGGTGGTTTGCCCTTCACATCTTGGCAATACTTGACGTGTGGAGGTTGGTCTTGGCGTGTCTTGCAGTGTGAAGTCAGAACCGCTGCACCAAGGATGTGGCACAGCAACGATGACACGTGGCAAATTATCATTCGTCGACGTCTTGGGGCTTATGCGTGTGAGGTCTAGCAACCATTAGGGTGGGGTCTTAGTTCGAGATAGAAAGTATGAGCTACTCTTGCGACACGCTTGAGCATGACAACGATGACCTGTAGCGGCCTCATGCTTCTGGCCCATCTGCCTGACAACGATAGGGTGGGTTGTCTAGGGTCTGCCATGATAAGTCAGAGCTGCTGGCTGCTCTGCAACCATGCTCGGCAACGGTAACTCGTGGTACTTGTGGGTGGGTTAGCCATTCAGGTGTCTTGTTTTGTAGGCATCACTTGGTTTGGCTACCCCTTCTTGTACATGAAACTTCTATTTTTTAATGGAAAGGCAGAGCTGCTGCCATTTGTTTCAAAAGAAAAGCAATAGACAAAACAACAAGTTGATTAAGGAGATACATCATGAGGCATCACAATACGTAATTAAGAACTATCATGTCCATCAAAATAAATGAGCTATGACTACAATGTTGACCCAGTATTGTCCTCCCCTTGGGTGTTGGCTGACTCCATCTCTAATTTCCCTGCTGCTTAGGATACACATACAAAGACAGAAACATACTTAGATCTTAGACTCTTTACAAAATTGGAACTCTCTAGAAGTAGAACACTACACTAGGCCACGTTCTACCATTAAACCTGGTCATCTTCTAACTATGAAAGTCTTAGATCCTTTCAAGCTATTCTTAGTATACAGGTTCAGTAAACATGATCTAAGAAGAATATCCTGTCCACAAAGCAGAGGATCTGGCATTCAGAAAGCAGAGCATAAAGTCTAGTGTATGAGTGCATTATGCCTGGTGTATGAGTGCATTATGCCTGCTAGCAACTAGCAGCAGGTATTTGCCAATGTTTTTATTTTAACCATAATTCACAGATGTCATCAAGATCTTACAAATGTACACACATAAAGCGAAGTGGGTGAGTGGAACAGGACCAAACAACAACAACAATTCATTATCTTTAGTTTTTATCAAAGACTGAATCTTGTTCATGACACAACAAATTAAAACATATAACCAAAGCAGCAAATTCATGGAATCACAGCTCGGATGAACAAGGGAGAGGAATCAGTAACAGAGACAAGCAAAAGAACCTGAACAAGAAAATGGAAATTGCTGGGTCACTTCTTGTCTTCACCCTGAAAACAAGCACAACCTACACAGTGTCCATTGAGAATTGTCGATAAAGCAAACTAAGATGAAAAGCAAGCATACATGTAAAACAAAAGAGAAGCTAGTTGCTAATTAATCAGTGCAATATCTAATCCAAGCATATATAAACTAACTAATTGCTCAACAACGGAAGCCAGGTGTCACGCACACAGAAAGAAGTCCACACAAGAAAGCAGGTATGCTGTTATGAGTTGTTCTACTCTCAGCTACTGCTAGCATAGCAAGCAGTGTCTTTAGATGAATATGTCACCACCCATCCCATCCATGTGGTCTGATATGCAGTGCTTAGTGGTGACTCGAGTGCTTACCAAGCCGAATGCAGTCAATTATATCGATGGAGATTGGAGACAAGCGTGCCGGTGATGGTGCCAATCCTGGTGCCAAGAGCAGCCCGCTCTCCATGTCCAACCAGATCAGCCTGCCAGTCACCACTGCCAGCTACAGGCCAGCAGCTGCATGCATGCACCCGATCTGTTTTTAGATTAGTTTGCAGCATCAAACATGCAGAGGTATAGGGATGAAAACAGAAACAGTAATTTTCGGATACCAAGAATCGTTTTCGAAATTTTACTGAAATTTAGGGCTAAACGGAAACGGAAATGGTTACTGAAAATACGGAAAAGAAATCGGTAGAAAAAATCGGAAACTGTTTGGATCTCTTCCGACCGTTTCCGACTGAGGTAGATGCTCCAGAACAAAGTAGAAGTGAAATTGATACaaaaaaagagagaagaaagATCATTGCCAAATTGAACTTAAATCTAAGGCATCAAATATTATGCACATTTGTCCAAGAAATGTGATTGGAAAAACAGGAATTGAACTTTCTTGGACCCTCTAATATCTGTCGTCAAGCCTCTTGAAGCATGATAATTCATCGATGATTAGGGAGGTATACACATACATGATATCCATTGATGCTCTGCTAAAAAATACTCGACCTCATCTCAACTGCCATTATTGCTCTGGCCCAAGCACCCTCCAGCTACTGGCTGGTAACCAATCAAGCGTTGGACATGGACAGACATGCATGCATGCTTTAAGTTTCATAAGATAACATGGCTATCCACTATGACATGGAGCTGAAAAAGCCTACCCTATCCAATCAGCTGATAGATCATCAAACTTAACTACCCCATTTCTCACTGTCAAAGAATCGCATTGATAAACAACTAGCAAGAACTGCTACATAATAGTACTTATTGTTGGGTGTGTCCTCTACAGCTGGTCATTAGTGACCGGATTGGGCTAAACCCAAACTATCCATCTCCTTAAACGGCCCTTGATTGGGAGGGTCCACGCTGACCTCGGTGGCTCGGTTGGAGCCCCTGGTCACACGACACTATATAAACGATTAAGGGGTCGCAAGAAAGACTAACGCTAGTACCTCGACCTAAACCCTAATCCACAGACAGAACCCATCGCCTAGGCATCAGAGTGGAAACGCGACAACCTACGGCGGCTCGGATCCTGATGCCGGCTGTTCCTCTGCAGGCTATGGAGGTGACGCTGGCACAACGACTATGCTCCATCAACAAATCAACATAACGAAGGTATGTCACCCTATTCCTTTCAGTAGAACAGATCTACTCTTCATTGATGTTTTTCCAGTTATGGATTGATATTCTAGGGGCTTATGAATCGATCCTAGACACAATAGATTCTAACACTTATTTCTAGTATTCTTGCTAGCTACATCATCCTATCGCTCTGCTAGTACTGCTGCCTGTACTAGTACCCAATGACATCCCAACCATAAGATAAACGCTGCTGCAGCCTGCAATGCCCTGCTGTTGGCGTACTCCAACCTCACTTTACAGCAATCCAGCGTCTTGAATGGAATTTAGAACAACACGTCAATTTTAATGATCTGAGCAACAAGTAGAGCAACCAATCCATCTGCAGGTCTAGGAGAGGAACTTGCACTGGACCTTGGACCTCACCTGGAGTAGATCTTGGAGCTGAGATGCAAATGACGGAGGTCACGTGTCGACGGCGAGGGGCACCCCGTCAGTAGCGTATCGAGGGCGAGGCCACGGCGGAGATGAGACGAGGAAGGCcgtggtggcggtggcggtgaggCGAGCGCGGCGGAGGCGAGGACGACGTCGACGGAGGCGGTGGTGGGGCGACTGGGCGAGGATGACTTCCAAATGCTCCGTGCGTGGTCGTGTCTGAATTTCATAGGAAAAGGCCGGCAGTTGAATTCCACGCGACGTTTCCCAGGAAAAAGGCCGGGACATCCACGGGGGGTCTGAGCTTCCAGAGGGTGACCGTCTGATGCTCTGATGGGCCGGCCTAATTCGGATCTGCCCAGACGGCCGTTTCTAATGGGGCCGCAGTCACAGCAAAGGGCCGAGTCTTTTTACGCCTCCGCCCCTCGCTCCAAGTTTGTTATTCAAAATCGATCCCGACCTTCCGCTCCCGCAAGAAAGGAGGAGAAAAGGAACAGCGGAAGCGAAGCACAAGCAGTCAGAGGCGGCCGCCGCAGCCCGCCGCAGTAGCGACACGCAACCCCCCCTTCCCCTATCACGCCACCCGGCTCCACGGAGGAGCGAGACCGCGCGCCGCAGATCCTTGGTCGCCGCTAGGGTTCCGGCGAGATGGACGTGGTGAAGGCGGCGCAGCTGTCGGGGCGGACGCTGGAACGTGTTGTGGTGCACCCCCTGGTGCTGCTCAGCATCGTCGACCACTACAACCGCGTCGCCCGCGACACCCGCAAGCGCGTCGTCGGCGTCCTCCTCGGCACCTCCTCCCGCGGCTCCGTCGACGTCACCAACTCCTACGCGGGTAAACCTCCCAACCCCCGCCTTCCTGTTTCTCTGTCCGTTGCTAGGGTTTGCGCCGCTCCGGGTAACGGATATGACTGCTGTGTTGCATAGGGGTCACGGATGGGGCAGCTGAATTAGCTGTGGGTGTAGATGCAGTTAGATCTATTGACGTGGATTGCCACGCTGCTCATGCGTGATTGATTAGATCTGTGATCGTTGTCCCGGGTGTGACTTGCTGAATCCGCTACTTGTTTTTTGTAGTGccgtttgaggaggatgacaaggatCCTAGGATCTGGTTCCTTGACCACAATTACCATGAATCGATGTTCTCCATGTTCAAGAGGATTAACGGTATGCTGTATCAAAATTCTCGGTGCCTGTTGGGCCTGCTCTGTGCTATGGATTCTGTTGTCCTGATGAGCATGAGCTGTTTGTGGTGCAGCCAAGGAGCATGTTGTTGGCTGGTACAGCACTGGCCCAAAACTAAGGGAGAATGACTTGGATGTCCATGCATTGTTCAACAGGTGTGGTGAACCTGCAAGTGAAGTTATGTCCTCTTATGGTTGTTCTTTTAAACTCTTAATACAACCCCTGAGCTATAGACAAATATGTAAATTTCCAAACCAAAGACACTCAGGCCTTACACTCCGTTCGGCATAACTCAGCCGTGCTTAGGATGATTATTTGAAGTTGTTGTTATATGTAGATTAATATTTACAAATCTTATAGTCGAACCTAGTCGCCATGGGACCAACTaggtgactaatcgcgattaatcgtcGACCAGACTGATTATTCAAGCCTAGTTGTCCATATAGTCATCCTATATATTTCAAGACATATAAATACTATACACCTATATGTACTATATATTATACACAATAAAGCAAACATCAAGACTAGATTACTGGCTAGTTGGTGACCAACTTGTGACTTTGTGAGAGTTGATTTCTGCACTGTTCCACATCTGCACATATATACAACAGCAATCCAGTACCTTAGGATGGAGTACCAGCAAGAAGGCAGAAGAGCAGCACCACAAGCAAGGAGCGCCACTGGTACTGCGGAGTAAGGGCTGTGGGAGGAGGTGAAGGGCACATTCACCATCGGCAGAGTCATTATGAAGAGGGTGGTGGCTTCATCACAGGAACAGTGTGtggcaaagaatagcatgcaggaGACGAAGAATGgtgtgcggggggggggggggggggggggggggggggggggggggggggggggggggggggggggggggggggggggggggggggggggggggggggggggggggggggggggggggagagaaccTCGCGTGGGAGGAAGTGCAGTGGCATGAGAGAAGGAAATCAGTGTTGCCTTCATTCTCTGTGTTTTTAGTGGAGTCTAGGCACACTTATGCTAACCTAGCAGGCCCAATATCTCGCCTCTAAGCCCAGCTGAACAGACCCGTCAATAGAACAGGCAGTCACAGAGCCAGCCTGGCTGTCCCCCTTCTAGTCGGACGACTaggtttctttttttttcttctggaATACGCTGGAGAACTGCGCATCAATAATATTAAGGAGAAAAAAAGAGGTCCAAAATGGACCAAGTACAAGAAAACCTCACGGAGGCCACAATTTAGAATACAAAAACACAGACACACACATCGAAGAAGGATTCTACAGACAACTCAGCACTAGCTAGGCCTAAAACTCTACCATACAGCTAGACCCGGAGCCCATCGATCCGAAGGAAAGACAAAGCTTTGATCTCTGATAGAGACCAAAGGATAGCCTCCTCCCTAGCTGCATGAAGGGCTGCAACTAGGCTCGGGCTGCCTTAAGCGACGCCTAGGTTTCTAGTCGAGCTAGTTGCCTTGGTGACCCTCATCGACCTCTAGTGACCGATTAAGATGATTAGTCGTGATTAATTGCAATAAATCAGACGACTTGTAAGCACTGGTATAGGTTAGTTTCCACTTTCCACAAGCTGTTTGACTGTGTTGCGCCTATTGTTAGTGATACATGGTTGCAGGCATTTTCcaattttcttttgtgctcaaaatatttgcTCACACTAGATACTTGCCCCAAAACTGCATAGCATTTTCTCATGAGTTCTGCTTGAAATTCTATGTGCACTGCCCTAGCACTGGTTTTTGGCAAAAGAAAAGGTAATCAACCTgagtcaaataatattgttgggtCAAACTAAATCATGTGCTTTGAGAGCCATCATACCTTTTGATGGTTTAGGAACTTCAAATGTTTTTTacatttcattttcttcatccttGTCTAGGGATGTTGGATATGATGATCAAAGGATTATATTTTCTGTATAAAGTTAATCCTGATAGCTTGAACACTGGGTGCTCATACTGTATTACCTGGGGCTCTTTTCGCTGCTGTTTATTCCAATTATTCCTTTCCAATTTGCAGTTATGTTCCTAACCCTGTCCTAGTGATTATTGATGTTCAACCCAAGGAGCTTGGGATACCCACCAAGGCGTATTACGCCGTGGAAGAAGTTAAAGAGGTATGTCTGGGGGATGAGATGCTGGAGTGTTTCACTTGCTTGCTCAGTGTTTAATATTTTTGTTGCCCTTCCCAGAATGCTACACAGAAAAGTCAGAAGGTATTTGTCCATGTTCCTTCAGAAATTGCTGCTCATGAAGTTGAGGAAATTGGTAAGACTTGTTGATCTGATACTGCATGAACAACAAAAAGGATATGTGGATTTTACTATCTAGATGGTGTTGTCAAATGTCATCATTTATAGGCTCCTTCAATAGCTGCCTTCATTTTGAGCAACAAAATAGTTATACTAAGAATCAATATTGGAGTTCACACTATGATGGTTTAGTCATGTTTTGTGCTATCTTCAGGAGTTGGGGCACCTTCAGTAATTATGTCAAATTTATTCTTCAGAACCTATTCTCGATGTCATCGCTTAGGGTCCTCCAATAATCTGATTCATTTTGAGCAACAAAAGTagttactaagaaaggtccatagaGTTTGCGCGGTGAAGGTTTCTTAACTGATATGCTTTGTGCTGTCTTCAGGAGTTGAACACCTTTTAAGGGACGTAAAGGACACAACCATAAGCACACTTGCTACAGAGGTAATATGTCATGAGTGAAAGTTTCATTTGCATACTGTTTCATTTAAGGCTCACCCTAATTCTATGGCCAGCGGATTGTGCATGTGGCCATGCAAACATTGTTTTGCACGGTACACTGCACTGTttacagagtgaagtttgaaatatgggaTGTGATGAATAAcactgctggagatagcctaataTCCCTTTCCTTTGTCAAATAAGGTCACTAGCAAGCTTGCAGCCTTGAAGGGACTAGATGCAAGGCTCAGGGAGATCCGAAGCTAtttggatcttgtaattgaagGGAAGCTCCCACTGAATCATGAGATTTTGTATCATTTGCAGGTTAGTCCCTCTCTTGCAATTTGTCAGGTGTTACTCTCGTGGAATGAACTATGCAGTAAAAGCTGAAATATACCAGCTTTGTTAGTTTGCAGTAGTATTGCAATTGGAATTTGAATTTTGAACACATAAGGTGATGAAAGGATGTTTCAACATATTTTGGTTTATCATTTCTTTATTTTATGTTTTTGTACATTGCTCCCTTCAAAACAGTTATTTTTCCGCACATAGCTATGTTTTAAGTTCTTCCATTATGTGCAGCATTGATTTTTAATTCTGCCATCAAGTTGTGCTTCAAAGGGACTGTAGATTATATTAGAGATATGCATAGTCTAGAGATATGTGTGTATTTTACTTGCGCTTCAAGTTGTATCCTGGC harbors:
- the LOC100274258 gene encoding Mediator of RNA polymerase II transcription subunit 7a, with protein sequence MAMATSSSYPPPPPFYRLYKNFEQDPSSAPEPPPPIDGPFKALGVDYTGDVVIPSLESHNVRQLYPKGPNIDFKKELRTLNRELQLHILELADILVERPSQYARRVEDITLIFKNLHHLLNSLRPHQARATLIHMLESQIQRRKEAIEDIKQRRVEAQKLLAESLHILDASQAN
- the LOC100276453 gene encoding 26S proteasome non-ATPase regulatory subunit 7 homolog A-like, which produces MDVVKAAQLSGRTLERVVVHPLVLLSIVDHYNRVARDTRKRVVGVLLGTSSRGSVDVTNSYAVPFEEDDKDPRIWFLDHNYHESMFSMFKRINAKEHVVGWYSTGPKLRENDLDVHALFNSYVPNPVLVIIDVQPKELGIPTKAYYAVEEVKENATQKSQKVFVHVPSEIAAHEVEEIGVEHLLRDVKDTTISTLATEVTSKLAALKGLDARLREIRSYLDLVIEGKLPLNHEILYHLQDVFNLLPNLNVNELIKAFAVKTNDMMLVIYLSSLIRSVIALHNLINNKMLNKEHEKAEDSKPAAIPTAAGGGGAK